A window of the Henckelia pumila isolate YLH828 chromosome 3, ASM3356847v2, whole genome shotgun sequence genome harbors these coding sequences:
- the LOC140891412 gene encoding protein FLX-like 2 isoform X2, translated as MSSQGRVFPPHIRRPLPGPGAVYPDPYGSTIPPSATGFPPFEMLPPPEVMEHKLSAQRIEIEKLATENQRLAATHGALRQDLATAKHDLQLVHSHIADMKSEKEHQTRGIMDKISMMEAELESSKRIKVELQQSRAEAQNLVAVRKELFAKVQQLTRDLQMAHSEAQQIPCLMSELDSLRQEYQHYRATYDYEKKLYHDHLESLQVMEKNNAAMTREVEKLRTELSNSANFDPRTGGSHGGSAGTAGYNGSVPVANYNPTQNTYGAAQGQSPFLGGITAAVAASAASGATVNYDPYRGHTGAGYDTQIGNTGAGYDGLRGPAGSAYNAQRGPAEPSYDAQRYSSGPSYDAHRWPSGPGYDAQRGQAGAGYDAQRGLGGPSFSGQSGVNYDIQKVPGHDASSRATTGAQGQVPTNNNASSTPSKRGGSENDSVPRSGNPPRI; from the exons ATGTCAAGCCAAGGCAGAGTCTTTCCTCCTCATATTCGTCGTCCACTGCCTGGCCCTGGTGCAGTGTATCCCGATCCTTATGGTTCAACAATTCCTCCATCAGCCACTGGTTTTCCTCCTTTTGAAATGTTACCGCCTCCTGAGGTAATGGAACACAAGCTTTCTGCCCAACGTATTGAGATAGAGAAACTTGCTACAGAAAACCAGAGGCTCGCGGCTACTCATGGAGCTCTAAGACAAGATCTTGCTACAGCCAAGCATGACCTGCAATTAGTACATTCTCACATTGCGGATATGAAGTCTGAGAAGGAACATCAGACGAGAGGAATTATGGATAAAATTTCAATGATGGAGGCTGAACTTGAAAGTTCAAAGCGGATTAAGGTCGAGTTGCAGCAATCAAGGGCTGAGGCTCAGAACTTAGTAGCTGTGAGGAAGGAGCTGTTTGCCAAGGTGCAGCAGCTTACTCGTGATCTTCAGATGGCTCACTCCGAAGCACAACAGATTCCTTGTCTGATGTCTGAGCTTGACAGTTTGAGACAGGAGTATCAGCATTACAG AGCTACCTATGACTATGAGAAGAAGTTGTACCATGATCATCTGGAATCTCTTCAAGTGATGGAGAAGAACAATGCGGCAATGACAAGAGAAGTGGAAAAGCTCAGAACAGAGCTATCTAACTCAGCAAACTTTGATCCTCGAACAG GAGGGTCACACGGTGGTTCTGCTGGAACTGCTGGCTACAATGGAAGTGTTCCTGTGGCGAACTATAACCCTACCCAAAATACCTATGGTGCTGCTCAG GGCCAAAGTCCCTTTTTGGGAGGTATTACTGCTGCAGTTGCTGCCAGTGCCGCTAGCGGCGCAACTGTTAACTACGATCCTTACAGAGGTCACACTGGAGCAGGTTATGATACCCAAATAGGCAACACTGGTGCTGGTTATGATGGGCTTAGGGGACCAGCCGGATCTGCTTACAATGCTCAGAGAGGACCAGCCGAACCTAGTTACGATGCGCAAAGATATTCATCTGGACCTAGTTACGATGCTCATAGATGGCCATCTGGACCTGGATACGATGCTCAAAGGGGACAAGCTGGAGCTGGTTATGATGCCCAACGAGGACTGGGTGGGCCCAGTTTTAGTGGACAAAGCGGAGTTAATTATGATATTCAGAAAGTCCCTGGCCATGATGCTTCATCAAGAGCTACTACCGGGGCTCAAGGACAGGTACCGACAAACAATAATGCATCTTCTACACCGAGCAAGAGAGGTGGATCAGAGAATGATTCGGTTCCACGAAGTGGAAACCCTCCTCGAATATGA
- the LOC140891412 gene encoding protein FLX-like 2 isoform X1, with the protein MSSQGRVFPPHIRRPLPGPGAVYPDPYGSTIPPSATGFPPFEMLPPPEVMEHKLSAQRIEIEKLATENQRLAATHGALRQDLATAKHDLQLVHSHIADMKSEKEHQTRGIMDKISMMEAELESSKRIKVELQQSRAEAQNLVAVRKELFAKVQQLTRDLQMAHSEAQQIPCLMSELDSLRQEYQHYRATYDYEKKLYHDHLESLQVMEKNNAAMTREVEKLRTELSNSANFDPRTGGSHGGSAGTAGYNGSVPVANYNPTQNTYGAAQQGQSPFLGGITAAVAASAASGATVNYDPYRGHTGAGYDTQIGNTGAGYDGLRGPAGSAYNAQRGPAEPSYDAQRYSSGPSYDAHRWPSGPGYDAQRGQAGAGYDAQRGLGGPSFSGQSGVNYDIQKVPGHDASSRATTGAQGQVPTNNNASSTPSKRGGSENDSVPRSGNPPRI; encoded by the exons ATGTCAAGCCAAGGCAGAGTCTTTCCTCCTCATATTCGTCGTCCACTGCCTGGCCCTGGTGCAGTGTATCCCGATCCTTATGGTTCAACAATTCCTCCATCAGCCACTGGTTTTCCTCCTTTTGAAATGTTACCGCCTCCTGAGGTAATGGAACACAAGCTTTCTGCCCAACGTATTGAGATAGAGAAACTTGCTACAGAAAACCAGAGGCTCGCGGCTACTCATGGAGCTCTAAGACAAGATCTTGCTACAGCCAAGCATGACCTGCAATTAGTACATTCTCACATTGCGGATATGAAGTCTGAGAAGGAACATCAGACGAGAGGAATTATGGATAAAATTTCAATGATGGAGGCTGAACTTGAAAGTTCAAAGCGGATTAAGGTCGAGTTGCAGCAATCAAGGGCTGAGGCTCAGAACTTAGTAGCTGTGAGGAAGGAGCTGTTTGCCAAGGTGCAGCAGCTTACTCGTGATCTTCAGATGGCTCACTCCGAAGCACAACAGATTCCTTGTCTGATGTCTGAGCTTGACAGTTTGAGACAGGAGTATCAGCATTACAG AGCTACCTATGACTATGAGAAGAAGTTGTACCATGATCATCTGGAATCTCTTCAAGTGATGGAGAAGAACAATGCGGCAATGACAAGAGAAGTGGAAAAGCTCAGAACAGAGCTATCTAACTCAGCAAACTTTGATCCTCGAACAG GAGGGTCACACGGTGGTTCTGCTGGAACTGCTGGCTACAATGGAAGTGTTCCTGTGGCGAACTATAACCCTACCCAAAATACCTATGGTGCTGCTCAG CAGGGCCAAAGTCCCTTTTTGGGAGGTATTACTGCTGCAGTTGCTGCCAGTGCCGCTAGCGGCGCAACTGTTAACTACGATCCTTACAGAGGTCACACTGGAGCAGGTTATGATACCCAAATAGGCAACACTGGTGCTGGTTATGATGGGCTTAGGGGACCAGCCGGATCTGCTTACAATGCTCAGAGAGGACCAGCCGAACCTAGTTACGATGCGCAAAGATATTCATCTGGACCTAGTTACGATGCTCATAGATGGCCATCTGGACCTGGATACGATGCTCAAAGGGGACAAGCTGGAGCTGGTTATGATGCCCAACGAGGACTGGGTGGGCCCAGTTTTAGTGGACAAAGCGGAGTTAATTATGATATTCAGAAAGTCCCTGGCCATGATGCTTCATCAAGAGCTACTACCGGGGCTCAAGGACAGGTACCGACAAACAATAATGCATCTTCTACACCGAGCAAGAGAGGTGGATCAGAGAATGATTCGGTTCCACGAAGTGGAAACCCTCCTCGAATATGA